Below is a genomic region from Deinococcus koreensis.
ATAGAGCGTGGCCTTCACATGTGGATAGGCGCCCAGCACGCCCTGTACTTCGCCCACCAGCGCTTTCACGGCCTGGTCGTCCACGCTGCCCGAGGTGTCCACCGCGATCAGCGCGCTGAGACTCTCGTCGTCCAGCGCCTCCAGGTAAAGGCCGCGCCCGACGAAGCGGCGGTCGAAGCCGCCGAAATCGACCGGCGTGCGCGCCAGGAAGCGCCACAGGTGCGCCCGCCAGTCCAGCCGCGCGGGCGCGAGCCGCATCAGTTCCCGGTGCATCCCCAGCGGGTCGTCGCCCTTGCCGGCCATCGCCTCGACGCTGCGGGCCTGGGCCAGCGCCTGCTGCCACTGGCGCGCCGCCTGGGCGCTGGGTTTGCCGTTCTTCGGCGGGGCGTCGCCCGGTGGCCCGTCCAGCAGGTCGCCTTCGTCCTCGTCGCCGTCCCCCTCGGCCTCGCCGTCCAGCGAGGTGTAGACCTCCTCGACGCTCAGCTTCTCCAGGTGCTCGTCGCGGCGGGAACTGGGCGGGGTGGGCAGGCCGGCGGCGTCCACCATGCCGTTCACGATCAGGTCAGCCGAGCGGTTCCAGCGCTTCTTCTCGCGGGGCCCGCGCCGCTGGGTGTGCGAGAGCGCCGCGTGCAGCACCTCGTGCAGCAGC
It encodes:
- a CDS encoding DUF2201 family putative metallopeptidase: MSGPLTPTPEFQRLISGSRVRIRGKSAFFATLLLHAEIVPSREVAAAGTDGERVYVNPEVAASLAPDVLDGLLLHEVLHAALSHTQRRGPREKKRWNRSADLIVNGMVDAAGLPTPPSSRRDEHLEKLSVEEVYTSLDGEAEGDGDEDEGDLLDGPPGDAPPKNGKPSAQAARQWQQALAQARSVEAMAGKGDDPLGMHRELMRLAPARLDWRAHLWRFLARTPVDFGGFDRRFVGRGLYLEALDDESLSALIAVDTSGSVDDQAVKALVGEVQGVLGAYPHVKATLYYADTEAYGPHELSAGSEIPPPQGGGGTDFRPVFALLDAHEPDVLIYLTDGYGDFPPVAPSVSTLWVVPPGGLEDEGFPFGEVLRLEE